ATAGGATTCCAGTATATGACTGTATATTCTCAGAAAAGAAGCTAAAAGATATTGGAGTTACTGATGTAAAGCAGTTTTCTGTATTTGCCAAGCGATTGTCGAAATGGGCGCAAGCCGGGAATAACGACCCAGTAACAGATGTGTTTAATTTAGTGCTCGACGAATCAGGTTTTCTTACCACTGCACTAAACTCTTCTCGTTCAGTAGAAATGCTCGAGAAACTCCACTCGTTAGCTCGTACTGTAGAAGAGCTTGCAAGAGGTAACCGAGTATATAAATTGAAAGACCTTATAGCGCATCTCGACTTGATGGACGAGTACAATATATCTATAAAGCAATCAGCTGGTGTGCAGCACGCGCGTCGTGGAGTGCGTCTCATGACAGCGCACAAGTCTAAAGGTTTGGAGTTTGACTATGTGTATCTGGTAGGCGCATGGGATACGCACTGGGGGAATAAACGGAAGATGTCTAGCTTCACACTTCCCATTGACGGACCGGCAAATCAGGATAATGCAGACGAAAGAAGGCTTTTCTATGTAGCGCTTACGAGAGCACGTTCACGTGTAAGTGTTAGTTACGGAAGAGTATCTCAGAGTGGTAAAGATAGGTTGCCTTCTCAGTTTGTTGAGGAGATGAATGATTCATATAAAGAGAATGTAGACGAAAGTGCGTTTGAAGAAGGTTTGTCGCCAGAAGTATTTTTGCAGGCAAAGCCAGATGTAAAAAGTCTTTCAGTAGCTGACAGTGAATATCTGAAAGAGTTATTTGTTGAGCAAGGACTTTCGGTGACTGCGCTGAATAATTATCTTACATGCCCATGGCAGTACTTTTATAGTAACCTCGTACGTATTCCAAAAATACCTACCAAGTATATGACATTAGGTACTGCGGTAGACAGAGCACTGAAAACTTTCTTTATTCACCATCAAAATAGCGAAGTAACGAAAGATATGTTGCTGGATGCATATGAAAAAGCTCTTGAGCAGACATCTCTCTCTGGGAATGCATTTACCGAAATGTACGAGCAAGGACATGATGCACTTTCTGGATGGTTTGATACGTACAATGGAACGTGGTGTAAGGAAACACTAAATGCATATAAGATTGATTTAACGATACCGCTTTCTCTAGAATTGCTTCCAAATATTCGAGTGCGTGGAGAATTGGATAAAGCAGAAGTATATGCTGACGGTATTACGGTAGTAGATTACAAAACAGGGAAGCCTAAATCTAGAAATCATATAACAGGTGGCACTAAGGCAGTTGGTTCAGGAAACTATTTTAGACAGCTCGTCTTTTATCGGATGCTTATCGACGCGCAGGATAAATATAAAATGAAGAATGCGGTACTAGACTTCATACAGCCAAAAGAAAACGGAACGTACGTACGTGAAGAGTTTACTATTACGCAGGACGACGTAGATGTACTCCTAAAAGAAATAGAAAAAATGTCGACAGAGGTTTTAAATCTATCGTTCTGGGATGAGCGTTGCGACGCACACAAAAAAGGGGATTGTGAGTATTGTAAGTTGCGAGAATTGATGCAATAAAAAATGCCTCACATTGTGAGGCATTTTTTATTGTCGGTTAAATCTACTTACTGTGCCAAAAGTTGGTCGATGATCTGCGAAAGACCTTCAACTGATTGACCTCCTTCGAGTGGGTACTGCTCACCATTTACAAGAAGAATGTTGTGAGGAGTTCCACGTCCACCTGCCGCGATTACTTCGTTGTAATCTGCGTCCACTCGCTCTTGCATGTCACCGCTGTCGAGACATTGTGTGAACGCTGCCGCATCAAGACCAACGTGCGTTGCGATCTTTGGAAGTTCATCCATGCTGAGTCCGTTGTTCGATGGAGTAACTTCGTATAAACGGTCTGTGTATGCCCAGAACCCTTCGTTTCCTCCAAGTTCAGCTGCACATTCAAGTGCTTCAGCTTGCTTAGGTGCGTTTGGGTGAAGCTGCGGAATTGGGAAGTTTCGGTATACCCATGCAACTTCACTTGCCTCATACTTGCTTGTAATTTCTTTAAGAGTTTCGTGATGGTTTTTACAGAATGGACATTCTGTATCTGAGTATTCGACAATCACTACTTTTGCATCAGCATTTCCCACAATGTGGTCATCTGCTTGTACTTCTGCAATAGGAACTGCTGGTTGACCAGCGTCCGGTGCTCCTGCAGGCCCTGTACTTGGTGATCCTGCACCACCAGCGAAGTAAAGAGCTCCGGCGATAAGAGCTCCAGCCGCAACGATGGCAATAGGAGTTCCGAGGTTCATTTTTTGTTCTGACATAGTATTATCCTAAAATTGATTAATGTTGTAGGATTGTATCATACATGCTTGAGGCTGCCATTTTTTCACATATTGCATTGGGAATCGTACAGGGATTAACAGAATTCCTGCCCATTTCTTCATCCGGACATCTTATCCTGACACATCAGTTATTAGGTTCTGTTGGTGATTTCGATTTGGCGTTTGATGCGTTACTGCATTTCGCTACTGCCACTGCAATTGTTGTTTATTTTTGGAGAGATATTTATACGCTCATTCTTTCGGCACTTGCGATTCCTAGGAAACTGCTTTCTCGTCAGAATCTTGCTGCTAATGAGGAGGTTGTTTTAGCACTTGTTGCAGGAACAATTCCGGCGGTTATATTAGGACTCGTTTTAGAAGAAAGCATGGCGACACTCTTTCGTAACCCATTGTTAGTAGCAGGAGCACTTATTTTTGGGTCAGCGATTATGTTTTCAGCCGAACGATACACTGGTCTACTTACCAGGTTTACGTCAGTAGCTTATGGATGGAAGCGCGGTCTTATAATTGGACTTTTCCAATCGTTAGCGCTGATCCCTGGAACAAGTCGCTCTGGGATGACTATT
This genomic stretch from Candidatus Kaiserbacteria bacterium harbors:
- a CDS encoding ATP-dependent helicase; its protein translation is MVRARTTPEFNKSYAMLNGEQRKAVDTIEGPVMVIAGPGTGKTQILTLRIANILKETDADPSSILALTFTEAGVAAMRKRLVSMIGSDAYRVAIHTFHGFCNMTIQRFPEDFPRLISSEQITDIDQILLMREIIEKRDHLNLLRPFHDNFAYAKKSLNAISDLKSEYIEPQEFKERVELSEKNFLAQDDLYNEKGAYKGKMKTVHQKTQKSIEKNKELVELYEAYEEALRDRKLYDYNDMISVAVRRLDEDRDVLQRLQEEYQYVLADEHQDANASQNRLLELLVDFHEEPNLFIVGDEKQAIYRFQGASLENFLYFKNKYPNAQVVELKHSYRSGQKILDVAHSVIDSSDDEIERVALESRAAIEKEAAEVRVFGSDETEALWVARDIEKHIGEGVAPDEIAVLYRTNADAAYIARALERERIGYSIESNRNILDDTSIAQFVALLRTVADFGNKELVSQVLHVRFLGFEPIDIFKVLKYSSRNRIPVYDCIFSEKKLKDIGVTDVKQFSVFAKRLSKWAQAGNNDPVTDVFNLVLDESGFLTTALNSSRSVEMLEKLHSLARTVEELARGNRVYKLKDLIAHLDLMDEYNISIKQSAGVQHARRGVRLMTAHKSKGLEFDYVYLVGAWDTHWGNKRKMSSFTLPIDGPANQDNADERRLFYVALTRARSRVSVSYGRVSQSGKDRLPSQFVEEMNDSYKENVDESAFEEGLSPEVFLQAKPDVKSLSVADSEYLKELFVEQGLSVTALNNYLTCPWQYFYSNLVRIPKIPTKYMTLGTAVDRALKTFFIHHQNSEVTKDMLLDAYEKALEQTSLSGNAFTEMYEQGHDALSGWFDTYNGTWCKETLNAYKIDLTIPLSLELLPNIRVRGELDKAEVYADGITVVDYKTGKPKSRNHITGGTKAVGSGNYFRQLVFYRMLIDAQDKYKMKNAVLDFIQPKENGTYVREEFTITQDDVDVLLKEIEKMSTEVLNLSFWDERCDAHKKGDCEYCKLRELMQ
- a CDS encoding thioredoxin domain-containing protein — protein: MSEQKMNLGTPIAIVAAGALIAGALYFAGGAGSPSTGPAGAPDAGQPAVPIAEVQADDHIVGNADAKVVIVEYSDTECPFCKNHHETLKEITSKYEASEVAWVYRNFPIPQLHPNAPKQAEALECAAELGGNEGFWAYTDRLYEVTPSNNGLSMDELPKIATHVGLDAAAFTQCLDSGDMQERVDADYNEVIAAGGRGTPHNILLVNGEQYPLEGGQSVEGLSQIIDQLLAQ
- a CDS encoding undecaprenyl-diphosphate phosphatase gives rise to the protein MLEAAIFSHIALGIVQGLTEFLPISSSGHLILTHQLLGSVGDFDLAFDALLHFATATAIVVYFWRDIYTLILSALAIPRKLLSRQNLAANEEVVLALVAGTIPAVILGLVLEESMATLFRNPLLVAGALIFGSAIMFSAERYTGLLTRFTSVAYGWKRGLIIGLFQSLALIPGTSRSGMTISAGMLFGMARGEAARFGFLLGVPLLLGAGAKKALELGIGEITIHMITGTVTAFIVALLVIHLLLKFLQNNTLYVFIVYRLLLAAGIVLATLLF